The following are encoded together in the Adhaeribacter arboris genome:
- a CDS encoding glycoside hydrolase family 43 protein, whose product MPSALAQTAAPAVAPAKVTYTNPLKIQFGDPYVLHTGGTYYMYGTGAGADKGFAAYSSKDLVNWKREGQVYFHDNKNGWSDPKASWEGAYWAPEVYEVKGKFYLFYSAQWKENPTKEVENFKIGVAVADKPTGPFTDLANKPVFDPGYPVIDANVFFDTNGKAYLYYSRAAYKHPVESEIADWARQKGWYKEIEESWVYGVELKPDFSGVIGEPVLLLRPPVKLSDKQAEWESRSVTSKEVNRRWTEGSVTFKKGRTYYIMYSANYFGGQHYAVGYATSTSPLGPFKKAANNPVLQKNSAKGGTVTGTGHNSITYSPDGKEMFCVYHGRTTKTGDERVIFIDRMEVKDGVLKVYGPTTSPQKLPSGVKTTSKK is encoded by the coding sequence ATGCCTTCCGCACTAGCCCAAACCGCCGCTCCGGCGGTTGCTCCCGCGAAGGTTACCTATACGAATCCTTTAAAGATACAATTTGGGGACCCTTATGTGTTACACACCGGGGGAACGTATTACATGTATGGTACGGGAGCGGGCGCCGACAAAGGGTTCGCGGCTTATTCTTCCAAAGACCTGGTAAACTGGAAACGAGAAGGGCAGGTATATTTTCACGATAACAAAAATGGCTGGAGCGACCCGAAAGCCAGTTGGGAGGGAGCGTATTGGGCACCCGAAGTATACGAAGTGAAAGGGAAGTTTTACTTGTTTTACAGCGCTCAATGGAAAGAAAATCCGACCAAAGAAGTAGAAAATTTTAAAATTGGCGTAGCCGTGGCCGATAAACCTACTGGCCCTTTTACAGATTTGGCCAACAAACCGGTTTTTGACCCGGGTTATCCGGTAATTGATGCCAATGTGTTTTTCGATACCAACGGCAAGGCTTACTTATACTACTCGCGGGCCGCCTACAAGCACCCCGTAGAAAGCGAAATAGCGGATTGGGCCCGGCAGAAAGGCTGGTACAAGGAAATTGAAGAAAGTTGGGTATACGGCGTGGAACTGAAACCGGATTTTTCCGGAGTTATTGGCGAACCGGTTTTATTGCTGCGGCCACCCGTTAAACTCAGCGACAAACAAGCCGAATGGGAAAGCCGGTCGGTTACCTCTAAAGAAGTAAATCGCCGCTGGACCGAGGGTTCTGTTACCTTTAAAAAAGGCCGCACCTATTACATTATGTATTCGGCGAATTACTTTGGCGGCCAGCATTATGCCGTGGGGTACGCTACTTCTACCTCACCTTTAGGTCCGTTTAAAAAAGCCGCCAATAACCCAGTGTTGCAGAAAAACTCGGCGAAAGGCGGTACGGTAACGGGTACGGGGCACAACAGCATTACCTACTCCCCGGACGGCAAAGAAATGTTCTGCGTGTACCACGGCCGCACCACCAAAACCGGAGACGAGCGCGTAATTTTCATTGACCGCATGGAGGTAAAAGATGGCGTACTAAAAGTTTACGGCCCTACCACTTCTCCGCAAAAGCTACCGTCTGGTGTTAAAACTACGAGTAAAAAGTAG
- a CDS encoding RraA family protein has translation MKVKSTVILIVLSSLFFNNPLSAQTISKEELTYLTSDWQGERFPDGRPKIPDNLLERAKHIMIDDAWSVLKNEGYVNQFEGNWKSVNDMPMTGRAMTAVYLPSRPDLEKHIKDRGAKQGRKGNTNAWPIDILTKGDLYVADAFGKISGGGIMGATLANSIISKSGNGVVFDGAARDLQELRQIKGFNAVVRDFHPSYTEEMVLQGLNTPIRIGRAVVLPGDLVIVQPEGVLFVPAHLAEQVVSTSEFVIRKDKFGFEMVRTGKYSTGEIDSQWPDQIKSDFLKWLEKHPELGKMTRPELDKVMSKRTW, from the coding sequence ATGAAAGTAAAGAGTACTGTTATTTTAATTGTATTAAGCAGTTTATTTTTTAACAATCCGCTCAGCGCGCAAACCATCTCCAAAGAAGAGCTCACCTATCTTACCTCCGATTGGCAAGGCGAAAGATTTCCGGACGGGCGACCAAAAATTCCGGATAATCTACTAGAAAGGGCTAAGCACATTATGATCGACGATGCCTGGAGCGTTTTAAAAAACGAAGGCTACGTAAATCAGTTTGAAGGTAACTGGAAAAGCGTAAACGATATGCCCATGACGGGCCGGGCCATGACGGCCGTGTACTTGCCGAGTCGGCCCGATCTGGAAAAACACATTAAAGACCGGGGCGCTAAACAAGGCCGAAAAGGTAACACGAATGCCTGGCCCATCGATATTCTCACGAAAGGGGATTTATACGTGGCCGATGCTTTCGGCAAAATCAGCGGGGGTGGTATTATGGGGGCTACTTTGGCTAATTCGATTATCAGCAAATCAGGGAACGGCGTGGTGTTCGACGGGGCGGCCCGCGATTTGCAGGAACTTCGCCAGATTAAAGGATTTAACGCCGTAGTGCGCGATTTTCATCCTTCCTATACCGAAGAAATGGTCTTGCAAGGACTGAATACTCCTATCCGGATTGGCAGAGCGGTAGTTCTACCCGGCGATTTAGTGATTGTACAACCGGAAGGTGTGCTTTTTGTGCCGGCTCACTTGGCGGAGCAGGTAGTCAGTACGTCGGAATTTGTCATCCGGAAAGATAAGTTCGGTTTCGAGATGGTACGTACCGGTAAATACAGCACCGGGGAAATTGATAGTCAATGGCCGGACCAAATCAAATCTGATTTCTTAAAATGGCTCGAAAAACACCCGGAACTAGGCAAAATGACCCGCCCGGAACTGGATAAAGTAATGAGTAAAAGAACATGGTAG
- a CDS encoding vWA domain-containing protein → MKNYFYLLAFLLLVTSCRSLAQDRKISGQVIHSRHHQPLAGVNLTVKGTSLGTLTDSAGNFTIQIPATARTLVVSQIGYLTQEVRLGTQKQLNIKLQPDTNPLQEVVEVAFDQAEQVVKTAANVMSRVQIKASVGPMNSRRILIDLPRVNYNTEEYDRVEENIFLETTRNPLSTFSIDVDAASYSNVRRFLNNGRKPPKDAVRIEEMVNYFKYTYPQPVEEDPLAIATELAACPWNPDNQLLHIGLQGKNIPTDNLPPANLVFLIDVSGSMASEDKLPLVIAGFKLLVNQLRSQDKVAIAVYAGAAGLVLPPTAGNRKEVILSALEKLEAGGSTAGGAGIKLAYSIAEENFLDKGNNRVILATDGDFNVGVSSTSELERLIEEKRESGVFLTVLGFGTGNIKDSRMEKLADIGNGNYAYVDNIQEAKKVLVNEFGGTLFTIAKDVKLQLEFNPAYVQAYRLIGYENRTLRNEDFKNDKKDAGDLGAGHTVTALYEIIPVSSKKSSSLLNGVDELKYQQVKTNTTTTFADELLTLKLRYKTPDGTTSKLFQKVVSTNRTAKPSENFRFAAAVAEFGMLLRDSEHKGQATYAQVVSLAEGAKSQDAEGYRAEFIRLVKTTQLLDNAVPEAQVVPREK, encoded by the coding sequence ATGAAAAACTACTTTTATCTGCTCGCTTTCCTGTTGCTGGTTACCTCCTGCCGGAGCTTGGCGCAAGACCGGAAAATTTCCGGACAAGTAATCCATTCCCGCCATCATCAGCCTTTAGCCGGAGTAAACCTAACGGTAAAAGGAACCAGCTTGGGTACCCTCACCGATTCAGCGGGCAATTTTACGATCCAAATACCCGCTACTGCCCGCACGCTGGTCGTGAGCCAGATAGGTTACCTTACCCAGGAAGTCAGGCTGGGTACTCAAAAGCAATTGAATATTAAATTACAGCCCGATACCAACCCGTTACAGGAAGTAGTAGAAGTGGCATTCGATCAGGCCGAGCAGGTCGTAAAAACAGCGGCGAATGTCATGAGCAGGGTTCAAATAAAAGCGAGCGTTGGTCCGATGAACTCCAGGCGTATACTGATTGATTTACCCCGGGTTAATTATAATACCGAAGAGTACGACCGGGTAGAAGAAAATATTTTCCTGGAAACTACCCGCAACCCACTTTCTACCTTTTCGATTGATGTGGATGCGGCTTCGTACAGCAACGTGCGCCGGTTTTTAAATAATGGACGGAAGCCGCCTAAAGATGCCGTTCGCATTGAGGAAATGGTAAACTACTTTAAGTATACTTATCCGCAGCCGGTAGAAGAAGATCCTTTGGCCATAGCAACCGAACTGGCTGCCTGCCCCTGGAATCCAGATAATCAGTTGCTGCATATTGGTTTACAAGGCAAAAACATACCTACCGATAATCTGCCGCCCGCCAATTTGGTTTTTTTGATTGATGTATCCGGCTCTATGGCGTCTGAGGATAAATTACCCTTGGTGATTGCTGGTTTTAAATTATTAGTGAACCAACTACGCTCGCAGGATAAAGTAGCCATTGCGGTATACGCCGGAGCTGCCGGATTGGTACTTCCGCCTACCGCCGGCAACCGCAAAGAAGTTATTTTATCGGCCTTAGAGAAGCTGGAAGCGGGTGGGTCTACGGCCGGCGGCGCAGGCATTAAACTGGCATATTCTATAGCCGAAGAGAACTTCCTGGATAAAGGTAATAACCGGGTAATTTTAGCTACTGATGGCGACTTTAACGTGGGTGTATCGAGTACTTCGGAACTGGAACGGTTAATTGAGGAAAAACGGGAAAGCGGCGTATTTTTAACGGTTTTGGGTTTTGGTACCGGCAATATAAAAGACAGTCGCATGGAAAAACTAGCCGATATTGGGAATGGTAATTACGCCTACGTGGATAATATTCAGGAAGCGAAAAAAGTATTGGTAAATGAGTTTGGCGGTACTTTGTTTACCATTGCCAAAGATGTAAAACTGCAACTGGAGTTTAACCCGGCCTACGTACAAGCGTATCGTTTGATTGGGTACGAAAATCGAACTTTGCGTAACGAAGATTTTAAAAACGATAAAAAAGATGCCGGTGATTTAGGTGCGGGGCATACGGTAACGGCGCTCTACGAAATTATTCCGGTTAGCAGTAAAAAATCTTCCTCTTTACTAAACGGAGTAGACGAACTCAAATACCAGCAGGTAAAAACGAATACTACTACTACTTTCGCGGACGAATTACTAACTCTGAAGCTGCGCTACAAAACTCCCGATGGTACTACCAGTAAATTGTTTCAAAAAGTAGTTTCCACTAATCGTACCGCTAAACCTTCGGAGAATTTCCGGTTTGCGGCGGCTGTTGCCGAATTTGGCATGCTGCTCCGCGATTCCGAACACAAAGGTCAGGCGACTTACGCCCAGGTAGTTTCTTTAGCAGAAGGAGCCAAAAGCCAGGATGCGGAAGGCTATCGGGCCGAGTTTATTCGCTTAGTGAAAACCACGCAATTATTAGATAATGCCGTGCCGGAAGCGCAGGTTGTACCAAGAGAGAAGTAA
- a CDS encoding RNA polymerase sigma factor: MFLKFFSKNSQPPNDLELVQRYQETGDLAYVGELFERYTEMVYLICRKYLPDEDASKDATMQIFEQLIENLKKHQVTNFKSWLHSTAKNHCLMQLRAQKSKPTISLDADPILSMQLNPHLHLGNNEVENQEQDWQLLEKAMAELPPEQRFCLELFYLQEKSYQQIAEQTGYDLNRVRSYIQNGRRNMKIYVEKHHDPT, encoded by the coding sequence ATGTTTCTTAAGTTCTTTTCGAAAAATTCACAACCACCCAACGACCTAGAACTGGTACAGCGCTACCAGGAAACTGGCGACCTGGCGTACGTAGGAGAATTATTTGAACGCTATACCGAAATGGTTTATCTCATTTGCCGGAAGTACTTACCCGACGAGGACGCCAGCAAAGATGCTACCATGCAAATATTTGAGCAGCTAATTGAAAATTTAAAAAAACACCAGGTTACCAATTTTAAAAGTTGGCTGCATTCTACGGCTAAAAACCATTGCTTAATGCAGTTGCGGGCGCAAAAAAGCAAACCTACTATTTCTTTAGATGCCGATCCCATATTATCTATGCAATTGAACCCGCATTTGCATCTAGGTAATAATGAGGTCGAAAACCAAGAGCAGGATTGGCAATTGCTCGAAAAAGCCATGGCCGAATTGCCCCCAGAGCAACGTTTTTGCCTGGAATTATTTTACCTGCAGGAGAAAAGTTACCAGCAGATTGCCGAACAAACGGGTTACGACCTAAACCGAGTGCGCAGTTACATTCAGAACGGGCGCCGGAATATGAAAATTTACGTGGAGAAGCATCATGACCCAACCTGA